From a single Devosia litorisediminis genomic region:
- a CDS encoding purine-nucleoside phosphorylase, translating to MTKASKTIRKIAGDQPIDAAIVLGSGLSAIGELLTDKVTIPYSELKGFPGGGVSGHGRDLLIGTMGGKRVAILTGREHYYEHGNAAAMRPALEAMAELGAKTLLLTNSAGSLDERFQPGDLMLLSDHINYAGMNPLIGEPTDRRFVNMVDCYDPALRAKAHDVADRFDIKLGEGIYLWYSGPSFETVAEIQMAVRLGANAVGMSTAPEVILGRFLGMKVWACSSITNMGAGLSSENISHEHTKTMAVQGAAKLKQLIPALVEEL from the coding sequence ATGACCAAGGCATCCAAGACAATCCGCAAGATTGCCGGCGATCAGCCCATCGACGCCGCCATTGTGCTCGGCTCAGGGCTGTCGGCCATCGGCGAGCTGCTGACAGACAAGGTGACCATTCCCTATTCCGAGCTCAAGGGGTTTCCCGGCGGGGGCGTGTCCGGGCATGGCCGAGACTTGCTGATCGGCACCATGGGGGGCAAGCGTGTTGCCATCCTGACGGGGCGCGAGCACTATTACGAACACGGCAATGCCGCTGCCATGCGCCCCGCGCTTGAAGCCATGGCAGAGCTGGGCGCCAAGACCCTTCTGCTGACCAATTCGGCTGGCTCGCTCGACGAGCGGTTTCAGCCCGGCGATCTCATGCTGCTCTCCGATCACATCAATTATGCTGGCATGAACCCGCTGATCGGTGAACCAACTGACCGCCGTTTTGTGAACATGGTCGATTGCTACGACCCCGCTTTGCGCGCCAAGGCGCATGACGTTGCTGACCGTTTCGACATCAAGCTCGGCGAAGGCATCTATCTCTGGTATTCTGGCCCCAGCTTCGAAACGGTGGCCGAAATCCAGATGGCCGTGCGCCTGGGCGCCAATGCCGTCGGCATGTCGACGGCACCAGAAGTCATTCTCGGGCGTTTCCTGGGCATGAAAGTTTGGGCCTGCTCCTCGATCACCAATATGGGTGCCGGCCTGTCGAGCGAAAACATCAGCCATGAGCATACAAAAACCATGGCGGTACAGGGCGCGGCCAAGCTGAAACAGCTGATACCCGCGCTGGTGGAGGAACTATGA
- a CDS encoding cytidine deaminase, with amino-acid sequence MTHTATDKALYEAAAAIRAKSYSPYSNFAVGAAILADDGQIYAGCNIENAAYPQGNCAEASAISAMIAAGGKRIKRIYVIGTGAAPVTPCGGCRQRIREFADLDVEVISHGVDGDPLTCTLDYLLPHSFGPEYLSK; translated from the coding sequence GGCTGCTATTCGCGCTAAATCTTACTCGCCCTATTCCAACTTTGCCGTTGGTGCAGCGATCTTGGCTGATGACGGTCAGATCTACGCCGGCTGCAATATCGAGAATGCGGCCTACCCGCAGGGCAATTGCGCCGAGGCCTCCGCCATTTCGGCGATGATCGCGGCGGGTGGCAAACGCATCAAGCGCATCTATGTGATCGGCACGGGCGCCGCGCCGGTCACCCCTTGCGGTGGCTGCCGCCAGCGCATCCGCGAGTTTGCCGATCTTGATGTGGAGGTGATCTCCCACGGTGTCGACGGCGATCCGCTTACCTGCACGCTCGACTATTTGCTGCCGCATAGTTTCGGCCCGGAGTATCTTTCGAAATGA